One stretch of Tistrella mobilis DNA includes these proteins:
- a CDS encoding replication initiator protein A, with the protein MKRPTKRTDTQIDLFVALPGTIPTYDQQDTMELPFFSLAKPTPTSRRSSIDYRATDGNTEIHINVTAPESIGVATIWDADILIWAASQLRAALDRGEPTSPTIRVSLYELLRGIGRPTGGDEYRRILKALERLNATFIRTNVRSGRRRDPKGFHWLESYSAPLDENGRSLGIEFTIADWLYKGIVTDRLVLSIDRSYFQLSGGIERWLYRLIRRYSTANTQGYVLPLRFLHETSGTTQRYADFAKELRRTIARQRLPGYWLDLRTQEGVGEVLYFVARDHLAPALPAPEVEANGRKRRKAPAPAPETATDALMETTVEILQPPARPRRKPAAARRGAGEDGAGEGGRGQGGTDQAGTGQAGTVKGPDAPEAGRSAPRSRRTAEAVAAPAEGAETPTDRPLTADLLDQAVTAAAKPARKPRSTTRGTTGTGAGTPKKPATTRKPRAAGAAKGAKPR; encoded by the coding sequence ATGAAGCGACCGACCAAACGGACGGATACCCAGATCGACCTGTTCGTCGCACTGCCGGGCACCATCCCGACCTACGACCAGCAGGACACGATGGAGCTGCCCTTCTTCTCGCTGGCCAAGCCGACGCCGACGTCGCGCCGGTCGTCGATCGACTACCGGGCGACCGACGGCAATACCGAGATCCACATCAACGTCACGGCGCCCGAAAGCATCGGCGTCGCCACGATCTGGGATGCCGACATCCTGATCTGGGCCGCCAGCCAGCTGCGCGCCGCGCTGGACCGGGGGGAACCGACCTCGCCGACCATCCGGGTCTCGCTCTATGAATTGCTGCGCGGCATCGGCCGGCCGACCGGCGGCGACGAATATCGCCGGATCCTGAAGGCGCTGGAACGGCTGAACGCCACCTTCATCCGCACCAATGTCCGCAGCGGCCGCCGCCGCGACCCCAAGGGCTTCCACTGGCTGGAAAGCTATTCGGCGCCGCTGGATGAAAACGGCCGCTCGCTGGGCATCGAATTCACCATCGCCGACTGGCTGTACAAGGGCATCGTCACCGACCGGCTGGTGCTGAGCATCGACCGGTCCTATTTCCAGCTGTCGGGCGGAATCGAACGCTGGCTCTACCGCCTGATCCGGCGCTATTCCACGGCCAATACCCAGGGCTATGTCCTGCCGCTGCGCTTCCTGCACGAGACCAGCGGCACCACCCAGCGCTATGCCGATTTCGCCAAGGAACTGCGCCGCACCATCGCCCGCCAGCGCCTGCCGGGCTATTGGCTGGATCTGCGCACCCAGGAGGGCGTGGGCGAGGTGCTGTATTTCGTGGCCCGCGACCATCTGGCACCGGCCCTGCCGGCCCCGGAGGTGGAGGCGAACGGCCGCAAGCGCCGCAAGGCACCGGCGCCGGCACCCGAAACCGCCACCGATGCGCTGATGGAAACCACGGTGGAGATCCTGCAGCCCCCGGCCAGACCGCGCCGCAAGCCGGCCGCAGCCCGGCGTGGTGCGGGTGAGGATGGGGCAGGTGAGGGCGGGAGGGGCCAGGGCGGGACGGACCAGGCCGGGACGGGCCAGGCCGGGACAGTCAAGGGACCCGACGCCCCCGAAGCCGGCCGCTCCGCCCCCCGAAGCCGTCGCACGGCCGAGGCCGTTGCCGCACCCGCCGAAGGGGCCGAAACCCCGACAGACCGGCCGCTCACCGCCGATCTGCTCGACCAGGCGGTCACGGCGGCGGCAAAACCCGCGCGCAAGCCGCGCAGCACGACCCGTGGCACCACCGGCACAGGGGCCGGAACCCCGAAAAAACCCGCAACGACACGCAAACCACGTGCAGCCGGCGCAGCCAAGGGGGCGAAACCCCGATAG